In the genome of Ficedula albicollis isolate OC2 chromosome 4A, FicAlb1.5, whole genome shotgun sequence, the window GTGAcagtctctgctctggtgcaggTCACAGCATGCTAAAGGCATTGCACAGCTCCTGATCCAGGCTGAGGTCCTGCCACAGCGCTGTGCTGGGCCTGGGCTTTTCCCTCCGTTAGTTCTTCTGTGTGTAACCTGAATGTTGGATACGTTGGGGATTGCACAAACTGAGAGAACGtgcaaaaaagggaaaaaaacttgAAGCAAAGGGAAAACGTTAATGCAGGCAGCACCTCCAAGTGTTCTTCACTGTGGTGGCAACCACAGGCAGTGCCAAGCCAGGGGCAAggcctgctccagctcagctgggtgGCTTTCTCACTGGAGTGACAGTCCAGTGCAAGAGAAAGAGGGAGTTTCATTTGCTTTTACAACAGTAACAGCCAAAAGAAGGCTCCTAGGGTAAAGGCTAAAACTGGACATTCTAGCTGAACCCTGAAGCGTCTCGCCCTGATTTGCtcccttcttcctctctgcCTAGGATAGTCAAGCCAAAAGTGGCGTCCATGGAGGAAATGGCAAGTTTCCACACAGATGCttacctgcagcacctgcagaaggTCAGTGAGGAGGGGGATGATGACCACCCGGAGTCTGTGGAGTATGGACTGGGTAAGGATATGCATCTTCAGCAAGAGATTCGTTGAGTGTCAGGGCCAGGATGCTttttgctggagctgcagttaGAGGGGTGAGCTCAGGGGGATGCTGGGCTTGGTTTTGGAACGAAACACTCTTTGACGGGGTGTTGCTCAACCTCATCAGTCATCTGACAGGCTGGGCCAGCAGAGGGTACAGCTAGCCTcactttgctgctctgtgcagcttaGCCTTTCTCTTGTTGAGTGGGGCTCAtgccctctgctgctgctctgaggttCTGGAACAGAATAAAAGACCCTGACACTGCCTTCGGGCCTGGAGCTGTGACTGGCTGCTGCAAGCCTGCTGTGGGAGGGCATGTGTGAACAGTGGCCTGGAGCTGTAGTgaccagagcagctgctgtctgtCTGGTGACTTATGTCTGGAGCAGAGAGCTCTTGCCCTCCTGGACCTGAGACAGCTTGAGCAATGCAGCAGGTAAAGCAGGTGAGATGGCTATGGGCACTGTCTTGGTCTCAGGAATGGGAGGAGTGACCCAGAACTGAGGCAGAGGTGCAGATTCTGCGCTAATGAGTGTCTCTTAGACTTTACATTCCTGAAGCTGCTCTGTCTACAGGAAGACAAGCAGTCCTGGTATCATGCTTTGTGGGcaacagctgcagggaggctgctgTAGGACTAAGTGAGGATCATATTATAGGTATAGACCTAAAGCTTACCTACGCTTGACTTGTTTGTGGATGTCTGTTTTTAGGGAAGAGGTATGTCAGTGAGCTTGCCAGGGCTTTTCTGGTCAAGTAGCCAGAGACCTTAAAGTAGTTTTTGTGAGATTGATGTGAGGGACCAGTAGGTTTGGCAGGCCAGGCACACAACTCAGAAGTTGGTTcagaacacattttttaatgaactgaGTGCAAAAAAACATTTGGATTGTTGATTTTTGTGGTGTGGGTGGTGTTTTTTTGCCAGGTGTCCACCAAGATGCATTTTCTCTTCCCCCTCAACAGGGGGGAGAAAATACGGTGGAAAAGATCCTGTTGAGATGTTAAAGAAACTCTACATAGGGAAATGAATTCATTTTATTCCAATTAATGATGGAGTAGGATAGTGAGAAttcaaaattaaactgaaatcaCCATCTCCCTCACCTTTCTTCCCAGACTCAGCTTCACTCACAGTTCTACTTTTCTCTCAAGCAGTGTAAGGGGACAGCAAATGGGGACTGTGGTCAGTTCGcgtgtctctgctgctccttcctccccactTTTGTCCTGCATGTgtgtggggtccctcccaaAGGACACTGTCTTCCATGAACTTTTCCAGTGTGGGTCTTTCCTATGGGTAGCCATTTTTCAAGAACCTCTCCAGTATGGATCCTCTGTGGGATCAGTtcttcaggaacaggctgctccaggctgggtcAGTCTTGAAGCCTCAAACAAAAGGAATGTGCTTCCCCTGGAGGAAAAGGCCTGTTGTGTCTGACAGGTGGATTCTTACCTGGACTCCTACCTGCAGGTTACGACTGTCCAGCCACTGAAGGGATCTTTGAGTATGCAGCAGCCGTGGGAGGAGCCACCATCACTGCAGCCCAGTGCCTGCTGGATGGCAAGTGCAAGGTAGCAATTAACTGGCCTGGAGGGTGGCATCATGCAAAGAAGTAAGAAAACAATCTCTTCCCTTGTGTTTTCTCATCTGATGTCTGAACCCTGCTTCCTAGCTCCCAGCTTCCCTGCGAACCCTCAGGGTGCAATGATCCAGTTGGAAGAGAAAGCAAGGTgtgagggaaggcaggagatagagaggaaagaaacagagggcagggcagaggccTGAGAGAGGAGGCAGGTCACTgcccagtgctggtgctgtcactgtcaTGTCCTGCAGAGCAGTCTGGGGCAGTGTACTCACAGGTATCCTGGGATTCTTCCATACATTGTTATCTCAGGAAGCTCAAGTGAGAATGCATTTTGTGAGGTCCATGGAGAAGCAGAGTGAAGAGACAAACAGTTGATGTCACTGCCAGTTTGGAACACAGTGGAAGTATGGTGACATGTCCAAATTGTTTTGTATGCCTTTTGGGTCTCCGAATAAGAGGTTTGAAACAGCGCAGGACTGACCTTGGGATTCCCCTGCTCCGTGGGGGGCTGTTTCCTGTGAGCTCTAACATTGTTAATGATCTTCCAGCACAACAGGAGAGGAAGTAAAAATTCTGGCCCTGAATCCTGTGCTTCTGTAGTggtaaaataatttgtttctgtcCCATTTTTCATGGAAGTATGTTTTATTTAACTTATCCTCCCCATCTGCCAAAACATGGGGCCTCTTTGCAATGTTGACAAGACACCACCCTTCCTTGTTCACAGCCAGCTGGTATTTGCAGTGCCGTTCTGTGTCTCTGGGGAACCTCAGGAGTTCTCATGGGCCCTGTGTCTAACCTTGGCAGCTTGTACATGCATGTGCAGATGTCTTGCTCTGGTGACTTTTCTGACCTGGCAGAGGAACTCTGGAGGTCTGACAGTGATGTGCAAGTGCCAGCCATACCACCATCTCAGCCCCTTTTCTGGTGGGTGCTTGGCTGAAAAtggcttcagctgcagcttGCTGTGAAAGGAGACTTGCacttggcagagctgagctctcgCTCTTTGCAAAACCGATGGCTTTTGGGAAATCTCCTCTTCTGTCTGGATTGCATGGCTTAAAAAATGCCTGTAATGAAGAAAGTCTTAGcagtgttgctgctgctgagctatTAGCACTGTTCTGGGAAGCAAAgtgtctgtttaaaaaaaaggtgtttaatACTCACTGATCCCAAAGGAGTCTTCCCAGTCTCCCCAGTAAGTTGGTGCGTGATGCTTCAGGGTGGATGCCAGCCCAGTGTGAAGGTCCAGCCAGACTTACACCAAACTGCAGGTGCTTGGTTCTAGGACCTGTGTCCTAGCAAAATACATTCGTTTTGTTAAAAACCACCTGCTGTCTGGTGATTTAGTTGCTTTCCAGGGTCTTAAAGGTAGGAGGGACTTAGGGCTTTGGAAGCTCTTGGTTCGGAGGGTGCCTTTGGGGTTTAGGGTAAGATGCTGAGTGCCTTTTCTCAAGCCAGCCTCACCCTCCCTTCTGGCAGTGATCAGAGCTTTGCTGGGTGGGTTTAGGGCAGCACGGGGGATCCcaggtgctgagctgcagctcggacactgctctgcttttgacTGAACTGTTGTTTTGCTCTGATTGGTCTTGAGTTTCAGAGGTGTGTATTACAGCCTCTACAGCGTGGAGAGAGTGCCCCAAGATATGGAATAGTTCACTTTGTTTCCTTGTGGGCtgtgagggaggggagaagTACATCATCGTAGTTGAGTCGGATATTCAGGATACCTGTTAACGCCTCAATTTTCAGCATTACTGTAAATGAACAGTCACTGGGAAACACCTGTTCTCCCCGGCACTTGAAGAGAGTGGAAGCAAGTGCGgttctgccagccctggcttgGCTCTTCACCATTCCtagctgttgctgagcagaAATGTCAGGGAAAACGAGCCGAGTGCTGTAACTGGAAGTCAGGAGGAGTTTCCCAGAGGCACATCTTGTATCCTGATATAATTTGTGGAGAAGGGATTTGGGTACTGCTGTTGCAAAGTATAAagctttgctttaaaatggCTGTCCAGGGCAGATTTAAGAATGCACGTGGACTGGTGCTAAGTGGTGATGGGGACTTGACTTTGGAGTGAGGCTGGAGTAGGGGTCAGGAAGCTTTCTTGTTCCTTTGATGCCAGCAAGTAAGCTGTCCCTGATGAATGTCAGTGATAAATCTTTCCATGGTATACCTGTCCTCTGTTTAGCTGCTTGGACTCTCtcctggctgagcccaggagctgtATCGTGAGGGACTGCATGTGGGACATCCCATTTGCATTTTCctgggaagagaaaggagggaCTTACTTTGGGAAGAGGCTTAACCTTCATAGCCTGGAGACTTTAGAACAGTAGGAGAATCCTGTGACTCCCTTGGACCTGCCTTTCACTGTCAGGATCTTCCCAGGAGCTATGACCCAGACAGCAGGGTTGAAGTGTgcctgtctgtgcctgtccagAACTCACAGGAAAATGGCCAAGAGAACTGTCCTCTTGCCTTAGAGAGAGAATGGGTTTCAGTTGAGTGGCtctgaactttttaaaaatgtctcaGGTGCAGAAAGCTAGCATTTTATTTGTCCAATAGTGCCGTGGTCAGAGGTACCCCCCCAGAGGCCAGGATCTCTCTGCACTCGAGCCCAGAGCTGAGAAGCAGTTGGCACAAGCAGTCCTGTTCTCTGTTGTCCCAGTTcaggacaaatctggggaaagacctccaaaggagccccccAGAAAGTATATcccccacaattccttccttcactaGGCTTCCCAGTCATGCTTTGAGTTGTTCCTGACCCATCTCTTGGTCACTGCTGGGCCTTGGCTGAGTTTTTGTACTCCTCTATGCCCCTGTGAGGTGGACGCTTGCAAAATCAAAGTGAGAATGCTGGGATCAGTGGTGATTGCATTGGCAATATTCAGTGTCACAGACATTGTTTTCACAGGGATGAAGCTTCTGGCTTCTGTTACCTGAATGACGCTGTCTTGGGGATCCTGCGGCTGCGCCAGAAATTTGACCGTGTTCTTTATATTGATTTGGATTTGCATCATGGGGATGGTAAGACCCAGCGAAGgctgcaaacagcacagctgcGCAGACTCAGGGGGGATGGGAGAAGTCAAGGCCTGTCTGCACAGCAGGGCTTTACTTGCTGCAACAGCCGTGGCTTTGGGTCCTTTTGGTGCAGTTGCGTTCCCTCATTCCATTTCTGCCTTGTCCTGCTTTACAGACGTGCCCTATGCTACTCTTCAGACCTCTGTTGAGGGTCTGGGCAGAAATCTTATACCTGAAGCAACAGATAATATGTCCCAGTCTCTCATCCTGGCAGAGCGGTTGCTGACAGGGTTTAATTGTTTAAGGGTCCATTGCAAGGGAGAAGCAGCTGGTAGCAAACCGTGCTATTAAAAGAAGGCTTGATGCTATAAATCTAGAGCCAGAGCTGGCCTTACCAAAACTGCTCCTTCCTTCAGGGACATTATTTCTACACCATTTAATACTTCCTGCTCTTCTAAATTTAATgatgtgtttcattttgttcCATTTTGTCCCTGCATTCGGTTTCTGTTAAGTTTCCtattacttcttttttccttctccacgCCCACTATTTTAATGTGTCTTTAAGGAAAAGGCATGTTGAACCACAGCAGCATTGAGAAAAAGCAAGAGAGCCCGGTAGCACTGGTTCTAATCAGAGCCAAGCTCTGGCCAAGGCAGCCCTGCTCGGATCCCTCTCCCAGCTTCGCAGGCCTAGCAGCACAGGCAAGTGCTGCTACCGTGGGTAGTGCCATGAGATATTGAGATCCATTCAGTACTGGTTAGCATGAGACCTGCCAGATTCATAGCAGTTGTGATCTTTGCTGCCGTTGAACTCCAGTCTCTGTGGATGGAGGATGTATTTATTGAGCCacatctgcatttctgctttgctcatgctgctcctctgcttgcTGCCCTGTGTGTATCAAGCAACTCTGTGTGTTCAGACCCCGTCATTTATAGAAATGATAcatgaaagctttttttccctttcctaatAGGAGTTGAGGATGCCTTTAGTTTCACCTCGAAAGTCATGACTGTTTCTCTGCACAAATTTTcaccaggatttttcccaggcaaGTTGAACTTGTGAGGTTTGTGCTTATTTGATTCACATGTCACTGGTGAACCCTCCGTAAAGACAagttctgtccctgctgtccagCCAATATGTCTTGCTGCATCTTCTCTCGAcccaagagaaggaaaaaaggtggAGCTACATGTTtggcttttctccctttctggTTTAGCTGAGCTCTAGGCAGAGCGCCTTGGATGCTGTGTGGCAGAATTGGGTGAAGGAGAGAACTGGGTCCCTCCACCCTGCCTTTCGTGGTGGTGGCAAGTGGACTTGCCCGTAAGCGTGCCAAATGTCCTGGCTCTCGGCTTGCCTTTGAGACACCCCACACgtttcttgctgctgctctgctttccctcctaATTGGGGTGTTTCTCTTGTGCAGGCACTGGTGATGTGACAGATGTTGGCCTGGGAAAAGGTCGCTATTACAGCGTGAATGTACCCATTCAAGATGGCATTCGGGATGAAAAATATTACCAGATCTGTGAATCGTAAGCCGTCTTGCTCCGATACAGCTGACTTGGATGGGATCTTTGAGAATAAGATACTACACAGcttagaattttaaattacaatcCTTTCTTTAGGCCTGTCCCTTCCCCTGTTGCAGCCTTTGATTACAACGAACACGGACTGTAAGCTCTCAGAGGTATTGTCTGAATCCTTAAGCAAACTGGATGTACAGAGACATTGTGGTTGGCTGGATGGATCTCTGCCACAGGTCAGCCTATCTCCTTAGATACACCTCCACAGTTTTATCTGAGCAGAGACTGAGAAGGGACAGGTATTTTTTAGCTGTGGACTTAGGGCTAGatgttttttcttcaagtaAGTGCTCTGAATTCTAGCTGTGGGACATATACTTGGGGCTTAGGTTTTCCTAGTACCTTCTATCTGCTGGAAGAATGAAAGGCTGAAGGCTAAATATCTGACAGTGACAGAGCTGCCTCCTGGCAGTCCCCTCTGTCTCAGGTGATGGTGAACCTTACAAGCTATTGTCCATGTCAAAACTGGGCTGTGGGACTTGTTCTTTTCCAGGGGAGAGGAGTCTCAGTGCAGGACATGGTAGCACGTCCATCTCTAACATTTGAAGGCCGAAACCTCTCTAAACTTGTAGGCCAGTAGGGCAGTCATGTGGGGGCCATGCCTCCTGCTGCCTTATTGGTGCTTGccactgctggggcagagcagccttCTTTGTGCTGGAGAACATGCTTCTGAAAGGCAGCTCTAGGGGCTGAGACAGGTCAGGAACTCACTCAGGAGGAGCCTGCTGCATGCATTCACAGCTGAAGGACATCATAATCTACCATAGGTTTCAAGCTGTGTATAGCTAAAGCTTCTGCAAAGAGACTTAGAGATCTCTTTTGAGTtctgtcctggctgggaggCTGTCCCAGGCATGACTGTGGATGTCTCATCCAGCTATTGTTTGAGGGTGATTGCCTGAACTTCCCAAGACCACGATGGGCTTGAAGCATGAAGCTCTGTCCTATGCAGGTTTTTGCAAGCTCACTACACCCCATACAGAGCTTTTCCTCATAGTTTTGCCTCAAGAGCCATATATGAGAGAGGAGAGTAAGATCCTAGCCAGAGCcttcttctgtttctcctgtttctcctgtcgtgtcctgtcctgtcctggtGAGAGGTGTCTGAGAGTTCAGGATTGTTTTGCCAGACCCAGATTTCCACAATGACTTTCACTGGGCAAAAAAGCCCCTAGATTGTCCTGCAGCCAAAAGGCAGACAGTGTAATTACAGAGTTAGATGCTACCACTAAACTGGTGAGGACTAGATCCCCCTCTACCATGTTATCAATAGTGTTTTTGTGTTTATCAGCCTTTTGATAAGTGCTCTGAGAGCTAAACTTGCTGTAGAGGTGGAAGGCTAACTAGGAACAGAAGTAGTGTAACTGGTATGAGTTGGGTGGAAGCAGAGAATGCAGAAACCCTGAGGCATTGGTGGGTCTGAAGGACAGGGCCATGCCACCAGCATTCCTCTGATCTGTGCTGGCATTAACTGGactgctcctcctctccccagagTGCTGGAGGAGGTGTATGCTGCCTTCAACCCCGATGCcgttgtgctgcagctgggggcagACACCATTGCTGGAGACCCCATGTGCTCTTTCAACATGACACCCGAGGGAGTG includes:
- the HDAC8 gene encoding histone deacetylase 8 isoform X3; protein product: MAAAPPPVYVYSPEYVALCDSLCKVPKRASMVHSLIEAYCLLDQMKIVKPKVASMEEMASFHTDAYLQHLQKVSEEGDDDHPESVEYGLGYDCPATEGIFEYAAAVGGATITAAQCLLDGKCKVAINWPGGWHHAKKDEASGFCYLNDAVLGILRLRQKFDRVLYIDLDLHHGDGVEDAFSFTSKVMTVSLHKFSPGFFPGTGDVTDVGLGKGRYYSVNVPIQDGIRDEKYYQICESVLEEVYAAFNPDAVVLQLGADTIAGDPMCSFNMTPEGVGKCLKYVLQWQLATLVLGGGGYNLANTARCWTYLTGVILGRTLSSEIPDHEFFTEYGPDYVLEITPSCRPDRNETQRIKEILNSIKGNLKHVV
- the HDAC8 gene encoding histone deacetylase 8 isoform X1, which encodes MVHSLIEAYCLLDQMKIVKPKVASMEEMASFHTDAYLQHLQKVSEEGDDDHPESVEYGLGYDCPATEGIFEYAAAVGGATITAAQCLLDGKCKVAINWPGGWHHAKKHCFHRDEASGFCYLNDAVLGILRLRQKFDRVLYIDLDLHHGDGVEDAFSFTSKVMTVSLHKFSPGFFPGTGDVTDVGLGKGRYYSVNVPIQDGIRDEKYYQICESVLEEVYAAFNPDAVVLQLGADTIAGDPMCSFNMTPEGVGKCLKYVLQWQLATLVLGGGGYNLANTARCWTYLTGVILGRTLSSEIPDHEFFTEYGPDYVLEITPSCRPDRNETQRIKEILNSIKGNLKHVV
- the HDAC8 gene encoding histone deacetylase 8 isoform X2; the protein is MEEMASFHTDAYLQHLQKVSEEGDDDHPESVEYGLGYDCPATEGIFEYAAAVGGATITAAQCLLDGKCKVAINWPGGWHHAKKHCFHRDEASGFCYLNDAVLGILRLRQKFDRVLYIDLDLHHGDGVEDAFSFTSKVMTVSLHKFSPGFFPGTGDVTDVGLGKGRYYSVNVPIQDGIRDEKYYQICESVLEEVYAAFNPDAVVLQLGADTIAGDPMCSFNMTPEGVGKCLKYVLQWQLATLVLGGGGYNLANTARCWTYLTGVILGRTLSSEIPDHEFFTEYGPDYVLEITPSCRPDRNETQRIKEILNSIKGNLKHVV